ACTTGGCGTGCTGGGGACGATCACAGGCCTGTACTCATACGGCTACATGAAGCAGGAAGTGGATCACGGCGAAGTTTCCGTAGCAACACTTTGCAACTATTACGGATTTTTTCACATGTTCATCTTCACTATGGTTTCGGTGATCACCACCAACAACCTCATCCTCATGTGGGCGGGCGTAGAAGCCACCACCCTGGCATCGGCATTTCTGGTGGGCATTTACGGCCAGAATTCTTCGCTCGAAGCAGCCTGGAAGTACATTATCATCTGCACCGTGGGCGTGGCCTTTGGCCTCTACGGCACAGTGCTGGTGTATTCCAACGCCTCCGCAGCCATGAGCGCCCAGGGGCTCGACCCCTCGGACGCCATTTTCTGGACGGAAGCCCTGCGCTATGCTGGCGGTCTTGACCAGACCCTCATGTATCTGGCCTTTGTATTCGTGCTTATCGGCTTTGGCACCAAGGCCGGGCTGTTCCCCATGCACGCATGGCTGCCCGATGCCCACAGCGAAGCCCCCAGCCCCACCAGCGCCCTGCTCTCCGCCGTGCTGCTCAAGGCGGCCATATTGGTCATCCTGCGGTACTACATACTTATCAGCCGCAGCATCTCAAGCACGGTGCCGCAAAACATGCTGCTGGCCCTTGGCCTGCTTTCCATACTTGTGGCCGCATTCAGCATGGTCTCGCAAAACGACATCAAACGCCGCTACGCCTATTGCAGTGTTGAAAACATGGGCATCATCGCCGTGGGCCTTGGCTTTGGCGGCCCGCTGGGCATCTTTGCCGCGCTGTTCCACGTTATCAGCCACAGCCTTGCCAAAGGCCTTGTGTTCTGCGTGTCGGGCAACGTGCTGCTCAAGTACAGCTCGCGCGACATGACCACCGTGCGCGGCATGCTCAAGATCATGCCTGTCTCCGCCGTGTTTCTTGCGGCAGGAACCCTGGCCCTGAGCGGCCTGCCGCCGTTCAGCGTATTTTTGAGCGAATTCATGGTGGTCGTTTCCGGCATCAGTTCCGGGCACATGTATCTGGTGGCGGCTCTGGCCGTGCTGCTCATGGTCGCCCTGGGCGCGCTGGTGCATCTGGTGGCGGTGACGCTCTCCGGCCCGCCGCCGGAATCCATCGCCAAAGGCGAACAGGGCTGCATGACCCTCATCCCCGCAGCCGCGTTGTTGGGCCTGCTGCTTGTCATGGGCACATGCACGCCAGCCCCGGTGGTGAACATGCTCAACGCAGCCACCAACATCGTGCTGGACAAGGATACCGCCACTGCCCAGGTACAGCCCGCCCTGCGTGAAATGGTGCGCACCGCCTCTCAGGAGGCTGTTGCAACCGACGCAGCCAGGCAAACTTCTTCCCGCCAGGAGATATAACGTGAGCACTACCACGAAACAGACCCAAAACCCCACCAGCGGCAACCGCGGCACGGGGTATGTGGCAAACGTGCGACAGCGCTTTCCCTACGCCGTCCTTGATGAAGAACGGCAGACCAGCAACCAGCTCACCCTCACGGTCAAGCTGGATGCCCTGCCCGACGTGGTTTCATATCTTTACTACGATCAGGGCGGCTGGCTGCCGGTGGTTTTTGCCAACGACGAACGCACGCTCAATGGCAGTTTTGCCATCTACTACGCCCTTTCCATGGAAGAAGGCGAAAAATGCTGGATTGTGGTGCGTGCCTTTGTGGATGCTGACCGGCAGGAGTTCCCTTCCGTAACGCCAAGGGTTCCCGCAGCCGTGTGGGGCGAGCGCGAAATTCGCGACATGTACGGCCTCACCCCCGTGGGTCTGCCCGACGCGCGCCGTCTGGTGCTGCCCGACGACTGGCCGGACAACCTGTACCCCCTGCGCAAGGACAGCATGGACTATCGCCAGCGTCCCGCGCCCACCACGGACACGGAAACCTACGATTTCATCAACGAACTGGGCAGCGGAAAAAACCGCATCCTGCCTCTTGGCCCCATGCACGTCACTTCTGACGAACCCGGCCACTTCCGGCTCTTTGTGGACGGCGAAAATATCGTAGATGCAGACTACCGCATGTTTTACGTGCATCGCGGCATGGAAAAAGCCGCCGAAGTGCGCTTGGGCTACAACGAAGTCACCTTTCTGGCCGAGCGTGTGTGCGGCATCTGCGGCTATGCCCACAGCATCGCCTATGCCAACTCGGTGGAAAACGCCCTTGCCATTGACGTGCCCATGCGCGCCCGCTGGATACGCACCCTGCTGCTGGAGACGGAGCGCCTGCACAGC
This DNA window, taken from Desulfovibrio sp. 86, encodes the following:
- a CDS encoding hydrogenase 4 subunit F; translation: MNAMTNSSPMLFCLLLAAPLVTSLLCFACAFCGRGIRTVVNIINTAGCAALLATAFGLVSAVYEHGPLFAAGKWMYLDSLSAIFLAVLGVLGTITGLYSYGYMKQEVDHGEVSVATLCNYYGFFHMFIFTMVSVITTNNLILMWAGVEATTLASAFLVGIYGQNSSLEAAWKYIIICTVGVAFGLYGTVLVYSNASAAMSAQGLDPSDAIFWTEALRYAGGLDQTLMYLAFVFVLIGFGTKAGLFPMHAWLPDAHSEAPSPTSALLSAVLLKAAILVILRYYILISRSISSTVPQNMLLALGLLSILVAAFSMVSQNDIKRRYAYCSVENMGIIAVGLGFGGPLGIFAALFHVISHSLAKGLVFCVSGNVLLKYSSRDMTTVRGMLKIMPVSAVFLAAGTLALSGLPPFSVFLSEFMVVVSGISSGHMYLVAALAVLLMVALGALVHLVAVTLSGPPPESIAKGEQGCMTLIPAAALLGLLLVMGTCTPAPVVNMLNAATNIVLDKDTATAQVQPALREMVRTASQEAVATDAARQTSSRQEI
- a CDS encoding hydrogenase large subunit, with protein sequence MSTTTKQTQNPTSGNRGTGYVANVRQRFPYAVLDEERQTSNQLTLTVKLDALPDVVSYLYYDQGGWLPVVFANDERTLNGSFAIYYALSMEEGEKCWIVVRAFVDADRQEFPSVTPRVPAAVWGEREIRDMYGLTPVGLPDARRLVLPDDWPDNLYPLRKDSMDYRQRPAPTTDTETYDFINELGSGKNRILPLGPMHVTSDEPGHFRLFVDGENIVDADYRMFYVHRGMEKAAEVRLGYNEVTFLAERVCGICGYAHSIAYANSVENALAIDVPMRARWIRTLLLETERLHSHLLNLGLVCHFTGFDAGFQQFFRVREKSMTIAELLTGSRKTYGLNLIGGIRNDILADARKTTTTLLNAIEKEVAELVDMLLSTTNFDQRARGVGILDRKVARDYSPVGPMIRGSGFARDVRGDHPFEAYGHIPVNVFSFDGCDIFSRALVRVKEVFDSIAQCRYVLDNMPGGPVLTEGFTYTPHKFALGFTEAPRGEDVHWSMTGNNQKVFRWRCRAATYANWPVLRYALRGNTISDAALIIGSLDPCYSCTDRVTLVDVRKKKVKTVPYQEFEQYGIDRKHSPLP